TGAAATCAAAATCCTTATTTTTCATTAAATAAGGATTTTTGATTTTTTAAGCTTACACCACCCATCTAATGAATATACTTTTAACAGGAGCAACCGGAACTTTAGGTTCTAGAGTATTATTTTCACTTATAGAACAACGCTTTGACACTATTGAGCGTATTTATCTTCCTGTTCGAAAAAGAGCCACTATATCCCCTGAAAATCGCATAAAAAATGTTATTTCAAGTGAATATGCTCCAGAATTTATCCAGAAAAATAAGGCTGAAATCTTCAATAAGATTAGCGTTATTAATGCAGATGAATTACTAAATCCAGAATCTTTTCTAGGCACTAAAAATCACATTGATTACTTTATTCATTCTGCAGGCTTTGTAAACTTATCTACAGACCCAAATGCAAAACAAGAAATATTTAAAGAAAACTTACAGTTCACAAAAGATATCTTTTATGCTTATCACAAGCACATTACCAAATTTGTTTACATCAGTACTGCTTTTGCAGCAGGCAATATAGGCGGATTACTAAACAATGATTATTCTCTTTTAGAAAGCAATAATTACCGCAACCATTATGAAGCTTCTAAACATGCTTCAGAAAAATTTTTAATAGAAGCCGGGAAAGAAAAAAATATTCCAATTCAGATATTAAGACCAAGTGTTCTAGGCGGTAATATTTTAGAAAGCCCAAATTACTTTATCTCTAAGTATATGGTTTTCTATCTCTTTGCAAAATTTTTCAACAACAACATTTCTGATGATGCTGTACGTATTACCACCACCGCAACAACAGGATTAAACATTATCCCTACAGACTATGCCGCACAAGTCATTGCTAAAGTCATCTCTACAGATATTGAACAATTAAACATTGTACACTCCAAAGAAACAAATATGATGAAAGGAATTACTAAAATACTAGAAGCGGTAGACTATACAAACTTCTCCTTTACAGAGGATCTAATCAATACATCTACTGGTTTTGCTTCAAAATTAGAGGCTTTTTATTACGAAACTATTGGCGTGCATTTACACCCCTATATGACTTCAAAACCTAATGAATGGGATACCACCCTTTTAGAAACTATTTTACCCATTCCAGAATACAACCTTGAAGATTATTTATCGGAAACGGTAACTTTTGCAAAAAATAAAAAATTTAGAAACCAGAAATGGTAACATAAAAAAGGCTAACTATTAAAAGTTAGCCTTTTCTAATTATTAGAATTTTACTACTGCTCAATACCTAGCTTTGCCAAGTCATAGAAGAAGAAATCTTTCTCGTCATTCATTGCTACAAATAATCCATTTTTAAAAGTTGAATTTAATGGTATGGTGACTACCTCACATCCATCAGTTTCTAGGGTTGATAAATTTATTGCTTTTATAAAATCGTTTGTTTTTCTAGAAAATATATTGAACTGTCCTTTCTGCTGATCAGATACAATTATATATCCTGTTCCATCAGTATACCGTGCAATGGCAATACCTTCTATATCTTCTTGAAAAAAATCACCTCCAAAGCAACTAATTTCCTTATCTCCCATTGCTGGTTCTGCATGATATTTACGGATTCCATGTTGTTCGTCTGAATAATACACAAACCCTAATTCAGAATCTACCGCAATGGCCTCAATTTCTTTTTTACCACTGAATTTACCAAATTTTCTAACTAATGTTGATGTAATTACTCCTGTAGTATCAGCATTAATTTTATACTGATATAAATAGTCATCTTCCGGACCTTCTTTGCGACTCACAATAGCATAGAGCGTACTATCTTTTGGCGAAGAATATAAGCTAATCCCCATAGGATAGGTAAATGCCACATTTGTTTCATCCTCAAACACTTTAAAACCACCATCATCTAAAGGTTTCATATCTGGAACAGAAAACATTCTAATTTGATTTTTCTCTCGCTCGGTGAACAAAATAACAGCGGTCCTTACTGAATCATTCACCTTAAATCCATATGCCAGGTCAACATTATTAGGTCTTTGAATGTTCCTTATAGTCTTATTTTCTATAATTTTCCCTTCTAAATCAAAAGCATAAATAGCACCGTTAGTTTCTTTATCCGTACCAAAAACAATACTCTTTGATGCATCATCAGGATTTACCCAGATTGCAGGGTCATCTGTATCATTCAAAGTTTTTTCTGTTTTAATATCTGGAGAAATAGCTGGTAATTTATCTGATTTACAAGAAGTTAAAAACAAGAAAGGCAATACACTGTATACTAGTAATTTTTTCATCTTAAGATTTATATAAATTAAGATCACTCAAGAATAGAGCGGTCTTTAAAATGGTGAGAGAATTAATTATTTATTTTTTAAACACATCATATTTTAAACCGACAGTAAAACGCTGTCCGTAATACTCCATCTGCTGCGTGCGTTCTTTTACGCCTTGAAAATAGCGTAAGGGCTGATTGGTAATATTATTTAAACCAGCATACAAACTAAGACTTCCATTAATCTGGTAACTCGCATTAAAATCTAAGAAAAATTGCGTATCATAATACCTATCTTCAAAATCATTCCCACCTAATTCATCAATATAAGAATCTGTGAAGTTACCTGATAACCTC
This genomic stretch from Cellulophaga algicola DSM 14237 harbors:
- a CDS encoding SDR family oxidoreductase, producing MNILLTGATGTLGSRVLFSLIEQRFDTIERIYLPVRKRATISPENRIKNVISSEYAPEFIQKNKAEIFNKISVINADELLNPESFLGTKNHIDYFIHSAGFVNLSTDPNAKQEIFKENLQFTKDIFYAYHKHITKFVYISTAFAAGNIGGLLNNDYSLLESNNYRNHYEASKHASEKFLIEAGKEKNIPIQILRPSVLGGNILESPNYFISKYMVFYLFAKFFNNNISDDAVRITTTATTGLNIIPTDYAAQVIAKVISTDIEQLNIVHSKETNMMKGITKILEAVDYTNFSFTEDLINTSTGFASKLEAFYYETIGVHLHPYMTSKPNEWDTTLLETILPIPEYNLEDYLSETVTFAKNKKFRNQKW
- a CDS encoding phytase, coding for MKKLLVYSVLPFLFLTSCKSDKLPAISPDIKTEKTLNDTDDPAIWVNPDDASKSIVFGTDKETNGAIYAFDLEGKIIENKTIRNIQRPNNVDLAYGFKVNDSVRTAVILFTEREKNQIRMFSVPDMKPLDDGGFKVFEDETNVAFTYPMGISLYSSPKDSTLYAIVSRKEGPEDDYLYQYKINADTTGVITSTLVRKFGKFSGKKEIEAIAVDSELGFVYYSDEQHGIRKYHAEPAMGDKEISCFGGDFFQEDIEGIAIARYTDGTGYIIVSDQQKGQFNIFSRKTNDFIKAINLSTLETDGCEVVTIPLNSTFKNGLFVAMNDEKDFFFYDLAKLGIEQ